The following coding sequences are from one Granulicella sp. L56 window:
- a CDS encoding MBL fold metallo-hydrolase: protein MTAQGVAPATVSFVTHQMKPNIYWIEGGGGNSTVILGDKGVIVVDAKATLQGGRELLDDMAKITPKPVTTVILTHSDPDHIGGLAAFPVGLTIIAHEGDAKEQQEALATNGRGVPAPDKLPTQVIKKNKETITAEGVTLELYHWAPAHTTGDLIVYVLKDKVVCTGDIIATQWLYPIVHLEKHGTSEGWIASAKGILMLDSDQFIPGHGALQTRADIQKRLSESEATDAKVKELVAQGKSLDEVKAAVGDPAQPQSVRQRPASFTEVVYAEFKK from the coding sequence ATGACGGCTCAGGGCGTAGCGCCCGCAACTGTTTCTTTCGTCACGCATCAGATGAAGCCAAACATTTACTGGATTGAAGGCGGGGGTGGCAACAGTACGGTCATTCTTGGCGACAAGGGCGTCATTGTTGTCGACGCGAAAGCGACTCTGCAGGGTGGCAGGGAACTGCTGGACGACATGGCGAAGATCACGCCGAAGCCCGTCACCACCGTCATTCTTACGCACAGTGATCCGGACCACATCGGTGGTCTGGCTGCATTCCCGGTCGGCCTCACGATTATTGCTCATGAAGGAGACGCCAAGGAACAGCAAGAGGCGCTCGCCACGAATGGCCGCGGCGTTCCGGCTCCAGACAAGCTGCCGACACAGGTAATTAAGAAAAACAAGGAAACTATTACGGCTGAGGGCGTGACGCTCGAGCTCTATCATTGGGCACCGGCACATACCACGGGAGATCTCATCGTCTACGTGCTGAAAGACAAAGTGGTTTGCACCGGCGATATTATCGCGACGCAGTGGCTGTATCCGATCGTGCATCTTGAAAAGCACGGCACGTCAGAAGGCTGGATTGCTTCGGCAAAAGGCATCCTCATGCTGGATAGCGACCAGTTTATTCCCGGACACGGCGCCCTGCAGACGAGAGCTGACATCCAGAAGCGTCTCTCGGAATCCGAAGCGACGGACGCCAAAGTTAAGGAGCTGGTCGCCCAAGGCAAGTCTCTGGATGAAGTAAAAGCCGCCGTCGGTGATCCAGCTCAACCGCAGAGTGTCCGGCAAAGGCCCGCTAGCTTTACGGAAGTTGTCTACGCCGAATTTAAAAAATAA
- a CDS encoding glycoside hydrolase family 2 TIM barrel-domain containing protein — translation MTGHYEGLDMFNRRDFILTGSALGTLASTSALQTWGEAPLPFAEGSSRHTISLDDKWTVERLSNVTPQQQSLEEGQLSQVTLPHCVSPLSWQRWVPSSWEDLWLYRRTLQVPQEFQSLRLFLHFDRIMANATPTVNGHPLPQHLGGFLPFEHEITSLIAGPTNSLSITVDSRWSNVPPSGSSKGPASIDYLLPGGICGSAELRAVPQIFIKDVFAKPVNVLNSDRRLEISCNIDSGLARSTSVRLVATLQKGERIVARTSRSVDIMPNRQDVSLVLGDLKNVTLWDVEKPHLYDLIVTLFVRELPLHAYKVRIGFRDARFELDGFFLNGKRLQLFGLNRHELYPYVGFAAPDRAQRHDAEYLRRQLNCNIVRCSHYPQSEAFLNACDELGLLVWEEIPGWQYIGDKSWQDVALQNVEDMIRRDRNHPSIVIWGVRINESPNDPVLYRRTREIAKSLDDSRPTSGTMTPSSRKDWRQNWHQDVFAFDDYHAAADGSVGIDEPLPGVPYVIAEAVGQYSYGTAKNFMRRYRRAGNPIEQAEQALLHAEAHSKAAANPRCSGVIAWCAFDYASLMNAYSGVKCPGIADIFRIPKLGASFYLAQVNPSVRLVIEPSFYWDFGSNTPSGPGRRAAIFSNCDHLEVFVDGKLHERLKADKDTFPNLKYPPFFVDLSMDGASKPELRIDGYLGSTVALSRSFSSNDTTDRLWLHADNAEIRADGTDATRVAFAAVDKFGTARAFAKGEIYLHLTGPGVIIGDNPFSLDDSGGVGAIWVKGVPDNPGRITLNASHMALGSSSVSIDSK, via the coding sequence ATGACAGGGCATTACGAAGGACTCGATATGTTTAACCGGCGCGATTTTATCCTGACAGGAAGTGCTCTTGGCACGCTTGCCTCAACATCAGCCTTGCAGACTTGGGGGGAAGCTCCTCTACCGTTTGCCGAAGGTTCCTCCCGCCATACAATTTCGCTGGATGATAAGTGGACTGTAGAGCGTTTATCGAATGTTACGCCTCAACAGCAATCGCTCGAAGAAGGCCAGCTTTCGCAAGTCACTCTGCCTCATTGTGTCAGCCCGCTATCCTGGCAGAGATGGGTTCCTTCCTCCTGGGAAGACCTCTGGCTTTATCGTCGTACTCTTCAGGTGCCTCAGGAGTTTCAGAGCCTACGCCTCTTCCTGCACTTCGACAGGATCATGGCAAATGCCACTCCGACAGTGAATGGCCATCCTTTGCCTCAGCATCTTGGGGGCTTCCTGCCATTTGAGCATGAGATCACGAGCCTTATCGCTGGACCGACTAACTCGCTCTCCATCACAGTGGATTCTCGTTGGAGCAACGTTCCGCCATCTGGCTCTTCCAAAGGCCCTGCATCGATTGATTACCTGTTGCCAGGAGGGATCTGCGGATCCGCGGAGCTGCGAGCAGTCCCGCAGATATTTATCAAAGATGTGTTCGCCAAACCTGTTAACGTTTTGAACTCCGACCGCCGATTGGAGATCAGTTGCAATATCGATTCGGGACTTGCCCGGTCGACGTCTGTTCGCTTGGTGGCCACGCTTCAGAAGGGCGAACGAATTGTCGCCCGTACTTCTCGAAGCGTGGACATTATGCCGAATCGTCAGGATGTCAGTCTGGTTCTTGGCGATTTGAAGAACGTGACGCTGTGGGATGTAGAAAAGCCTCACCTCTATGATTTGATCGTCACTCTCTTTGTCCGCGAATTGCCGCTCCATGCCTACAAGGTGCGGATCGGATTCAGAGATGCCCGTTTCGAATTGGATGGATTTTTTCTCAACGGCAAGCGGCTTCAACTTTTTGGGTTAAATCGGCACGAGCTATACCCCTACGTCGGCTTCGCGGCGCCAGATCGCGCTCAGCGCCATGACGCCGAATATCTGCGCCGCCAGTTGAACTGCAATATCGTTCGCTGCTCTCACTATCCACAGTCCGAGGCATTCCTCAACGCTTGTGACGAATTGGGGTTGCTCGTCTGGGAGGAGATTCCGGGTTGGCAATATATTGGTGACAAGAGCTGGCAGGACGTTGCACTTCAGAATGTAGAAGATATGATTCGCCGCGACCGGAACCATCCTTCGATCGTCATATGGGGAGTTCGTATTAATGAGTCTCCCAATGACCCTGTGCTTTATCGCCGAACCCGCGAGATAGCGAAATCGCTGGACGATTCGCGCCCGACCTCCGGGACGATGACTCCCTCATCCAGGAAGGATTGGCGTCAAAACTGGCACCAGGATGTATTTGCATTCGACGACTACCATGCGGCCGCCGACGGCAGCGTAGGCATCGATGAGCCCTTGCCTGGCGTGCCCTACGTGATCGCCGAAGCGGTTGGTCAGTATTCCTATGGCACGGCCAAAAACTTCATGCGACGATATCGCAGAGCAGGGAACCCAATAGAGCAGGCTGAGCAGGCCCTCTTACATGCCGAGGCGCACAGCAAGGCGGCCGCCAACCCACGTTGCAGCGGTGTGATTGCATGGTGTGCCTTCGACTATGCCAGCCTGATGAATGCATACTCGGGCGTGAAATGCCCCGGCATAGCCGACATCTTCCGGATTCCCAAGCTCGGCGCATCTTTCTATCTGGCCCAGGTCAACCCGTCCGTCCGGCTCGTTATCGAGCCGAGCTTCTATTGGGATTTTGGTTCGAACACGCCTTCCGGTCCGGGAAGGCGCGCCGCGATCTTTTCAAATTGCGATCACCTGGAAGTCTTTGTCGATGGCAAACTGCACGAGCGGCTAAAAGCTGACAAAGACACTTTTCCAAATCTCAAGTATCCTCCCTTCTTCGTTGATCTCAGCATGGATGGTGCGAGCAAGCCGGAGCTTCGTATCGACGGGTATCTCGGAAGCACCGTGGCGCTGTCACGCTCATTCTCGTCGAATGACACAACCGATCGGCTCTGGCTCCACGCGGACAATGCGGAGATTCGTGCAGATGGCACCGATGCGACTCGCGTGGCATTCGCGGCTGTCGATAAGTTTGGTACTGCTCGGGCTTTTGCAAAAGGGGAGATATACCTGCACCTGACCGGCCCTGGCGTAATTATCGGAGATAATCCCTTTTCCCTTGACGATAGCGGAGGAGTAGGTGCTATCTGGGTCAAGGGTGTGCCTGACAATCCGGGACGGATCACGCTTAACGCCAGCCATATGGCTTTAGGTAGTAGCTCGGTCAGTATTGATTCCAAGTAG
- a CDS encoding amidohydrolase, which yields MRRRNFLKLAASAGASWATNPIFAAVPATPIPIIDAHIHLFDPRRPGGIPWPEPSDTIIYKPALPDHYESITAPLGVVGAIAVEASPLLSDNDWVLQVAAKNPIIVGVVGDLIPGAPDYAKELERLHANPILVGIRYGNLWKRDLGLDSKNPEFISGLKLLSGYGLELDSANPDNDLIRAIAEVSDQVPELRIVIDHLPSAPIPPPGAARNEYWSHLRHCAGNPNIFIKLSEIPVKVGQDVPKDPAYYRERLDVIWNLFGEDRILYGSDWPNSDHLATYADTLALVRGYVLQKGNAACQKFFWKNSIAAYKWHPRNANQNL from the coding sequence TTGCGGCGCAGAAATTTTCTAAAACTCGCGGCGTCCGCAGGTGCATCCTGGGCGACCAATCCGATTTTTGCCGCTGTCCCGGCAACACCGATTCCTATCATCGATGCTCACATTCATCTCTTCGACCCTCGCCGCCCCGGGGGGATTCCGTGGCCAGAGCCCAGCGATACCATCATCTACAAACCCGCGCTTCCAGATCATTATGAAAGTATTACGGCGCCGCTTGGAGTAGTAGGAGCCATTGCTGTCGAAGCCAGCCCTCTACTGAGTGATAACGACTGGGTGCTACAGGTCGCTGCCAAGAACCCCATAATTGTGGGGGTGGTTGGCGACCTAATACCCGGAGCACCGGATTATGCCAAAGAGTTAGAACGCCTCCACGCGAACCCTATCTTAGTAGGCATTCGCTACGGCAATCTCTGGAAGCGGGACCTGGGATTGGACTCGAAAAATCCCGAATTTATCTCAGGCCTGAAATTGCTCTCAGGATATGGCCTCGAATTGGACAGTGCTAACCCAGACAACGATCTGATTCGTGCGATCGCCGAGGTGTCGGACCAGGTTCCAGAGTTGCGCATCGTCATCGATCACTTACCCTCAGCTCCTATCCCGCCTCCCGGTGCTGCGCGTAACGAATACTGGTCGCATCTCCGCCACTGTGCAGGCAATCCAAACATCTTTATCAAGCTCTCGGAGATTCCCGTTAAAGTTGGCCAGGATGTCCCCAAAGACCCTGCCTATTATCGCGAGCGGCTCGATGTCATCTGGAACCTCTTCGGCGAGGATCGCATCCTCTACGGCAGTGACTGGCCAAACAGCGATCATCTGGCCACTTATGCGGATACACTTGCACTCGTACGCGGCTACGTTCTACAGAAAGGTAACGCGGCGTGCCAAAAGTTCTTTTGGAAAAACTCTATTGCTGCTTACAAGTGGCACCCAAGAAATGCAAACCAAAATCTATAA
- a CDS encoding glycosyl hydrolase: MIGRKSTAIAIFIVLCLPGGSLVKAHGQASQDPLLRGFENPPNSARPRVWWHWMNGNITKEGIDLDLHWMNRVGIAGFQTFDAALATPQVVPHRLVYMTPEWKDAFKYATTLAGQFGMEEAIAGSPGWSETGGPWVPASEGMKKYVWSETVVEGGHPFTGTLAHPPVNTGAFQDLGIHDELEAPEGSKPIPQFYADSVVIAYRRPADETSLQSMHPVITASSGTPDFSILSDGKLQDATDLPIPSAGGEAWIQYAFSAPQTIRALTLATKNIGGLAATLSGIGNPETTLETSSDGSTFETVAQIPDGRLAEYTISFPAVTAKYFRIVFKRKLPPPLPDWAKNLDPKSLGVKLGAPPTEYKISELQLHADAWVNRFEEKAAFVPVPDLYEYATPPAPSADAVQKNDVVDLTSKVRPDGTVDWTPPPGDWVVLRFGYSLLGITNHPATAEATGLEVDKLNRGFVKNYMNNYLDSYQQTVGADQMGKRGITYVITDSWEAGAQNWTDDMIAEFKKRRGYDPIPWMPVLTGQVVESAAASDAFLWDLRKTIADLTADDHYGQVQASLKERGMGHYGESHEAGRAFIADGMEVKKLDDIPMSAMWTQTPGVNNIQYDFNADDRESASVAHIYGQNIAAAESMTAAAAPWAWSPATLKPTADQELLNGINRIVIHESAHQPLIGKAPGLTLGPFGQWFNRNETWADEAGPWIDYLARSSYMLQQGRFDADLVYFYGEDSNLTAIFNKTAPKIPAGYGFDYINADGLIHAVSVTNGRITTKSGMSYRVLGLDPYAKHMSLPVLRAIDKLVEEGAVVTGPKPVDDPSLADDQAEFRRLNDALFGDGTGIHHVGKGEVFAGQSLHEVFAALKLSPDFDYTKPQDDSQIQFAHRKLNDADIYFVDNRSDRDESVDASFRITGKLPEIWHAETGKSEPASYTIADGRTAVPLHLEPWGTAFVVFRRPTKEASHQLSRKTETNVDTVSGPWAVAFQPNRGAPASINLEKLISWSDSANLEVKYFSGIGTYTTTLQAQPEWFQKNADLWIDLGDVKNMADVTVNGKHLGLVWHAPYRVDVTGALKPGANEVTIKVTNAWVNRLIGDQQPDATVKYTFTDVKPYRQDSPLLPSGLLGPVRISSVATQ; the protein is encoded by the coding sequence ATGATCGGAAGAAAATCTACAGCAATCGCCATTTTCATCGTGCTCTGCCTTCCCGGCGGGAGCTTAGTAAAAGCGCATGGACAGGCGAGCCAGGACCCGCTGTTGCGTGGATTCGAAAATCCACCCAATAGCGCCCGCCCACGGGTATGGTGGCACTGGATGAATGGCAACATCACAAAAGAAGGGATCGATCTCGATCTGCACTGGATGAACAGGGTAGGGATCGCGGGCTTTCAGACCTTCGACGCGGCCTTGGCAACCCCCCAGGTGGTGCCGCACCGGTTGGTGTACATGACGCCAGAGTGGAAAGACGCGTTTAAATACGCGACGACACTTGCAGGACAATTCGGCATGGAGGAGGCGATCGCAGGCTCGCCGGGATGGAGCGAGACCGGAGGGCCATGGGTTCCGGCTTCTGAGGGAATGAAGAAATATGTATGGAGCGAGACCGTTGTCGAGGGCGGTCATCCATTCACTGGTACGTTGGCTCATCCTCCAGTCAATACCGGTGCATTTCAGGATCTCGGGATTCACGATGAATTGGAGGCTCCAGAAGGTTCGAAGCCTATTCCTCAGTTCTATGCTGACTCAGTTGTAATCGCGTACCGCAGACCTGCAGACGAGACTTCGCTTCAATCCATGCATCCAGTAATTACGGCTAGCAGCGGAACCCCGGATTTCTCCATCCTTTCCGATGGAAAGTTGCAGGACGCAACCGACCTCCCCATTCCTAGTGCGGGCGGTGAAGCGTGGATTCAATATGCGTTCTCTGCTCCACAGACGATCCGTGCGCTAACGCTGGCGACGAAAAATATCGGTGGATTGGCGGCGACTCTTTCCGGGATAGGTAATCCCGAGACAACCCTGGAGACGAGTAGCGACGGAAGCACTTTTGAAACGGTTGCACAGATTCCTGACGGGCGTTTGGCGGAATACACGATTTCGTTTCCTGCTGTGACCGCGAAATATTTCCGTATTGTGTTTAAGCGAAAGCTTCCTCCGCCGTTACCAGATTGGGCCAAAAATCTGGATCCCAAGTCGTTAGGTGTGAAGCTTGGGGCGCCTCCAACGGAGTACAAGATATCTGAGTTGCAATTGCACGCAGACGCATGGGTAAATCGCTTCGAGGAAAAGGCGGCGTTTGTTCCCGTACCTGATCTGTACGAGTACGCAACTCCGCCGGCGCCCTCTGCGGATGCGGTTCAAAAGAACGACGTCGTTGATCTGACCAGCAAAGTGCGTCCTGACGGCACCGTGGACTGGACACCTCCGCCCGGGGACTGGGTCGTTCTGCGCTTCGGCTATTCGTTGCTCGGGATCACCAATCATCCTGCGACTGCCGAAGCTACTGGCCTTGAGGTGGATAAGCTCAACCGAGGCTTCGTCAAAAATTACATGAACAACTATCTGGACAGCTATCAGCAGACAGTGGGTGCCGATCAGATGGGCAAGCGTGGCATCACGTATGTGATTACCGATAGCTGGGAGGCGGGAGCGCAAAACTGGACCGACGACATGATTGCGGAGTTCAAGAAACGGCGCGGCTATGATCCGATTCCATGGATGCCGGTGCTGACGGGCCAGGTTGTCGAGAGTGCTGCGGCGAGCGATGCTTTTCTATGGGACTTGCGGAAAACCATCGCAGACTTGACTGCGGATGATCACTATGGCCAAGTCCAGGCATCCTTGAAAGAGCGAGGGATGGGACATTACGGAGAGTCCCACGAGGCAGGCCGCGCATTCATCGCAGATGGTATGGAAGTTAAGAAGCTGGATGACATCCCAATGTCTGCGATGTGGACTCAGACACCCGGAGTAAATAATATCCAGTACGATTTCAACGCCGATGACAGGGAGTCAGCGTCGGTAGCGCACATTTACGGCCAAAATATTGCCGCGGCTGAGTCGATGACCGCAGCTGCCGCTCCCTGGGCGTGGTCGCCTGCTACGCTCAAGCCAACTGCCGATCAGGAACTGCTAAACGGCATCAACCGGATTGTCATTCATGAATCGGCACACCAGCCACTGATAGGCAAAGCGCCGGGGTTGACCCTCGGACCTTTTGGACAATGGTTCAATCGCAACGAGACCTGGGCGGATGAAGCAGGGCCGTGGATCGATTACCTTGCGCGTAGCAGCTACATGCTGCAGCAGGGACGGTTTGACGCTGACCTAGTGTATTTCTACGGGGAGGATTCCAACCTGACGGCAATCTTCAACAAGACGGCGCCGAAGATCCCTGCGGGATATGGCTTCGACTACATCAACGCTGATGGACTGATTCATGCGGTCAGCGTGACAAACGGCCGGATCACAACAAAGAGTGGCATGAGCTATCGCGTCCTCGGACTTGATCCGTACGCGAAACATATGTCGCTTCCAGTGCTCCGCGCTATCGACAAACTGGTGGAAGAGGGCGCGGTCGTCACCGGTCCGAAGCCAGTCGACGATCCCAGTCTCGCCGATGATCAAGCGGAATTTCGACGCTTGAATGATGCTCTCTTTGGAGACGGCACTGGCATTCACCACGTCGGGAAAGGCGAGGTATTTGCCGGGCAGAGTCTTCATGAAGTTTTTGCTGCCTTGAAGTTGTCTCCAGACTTCGATTACACCAAGCCGCAGGACGATTCACAGATTCAATTTGCACATCGCAAATTGAATGACGCTGATATTTACTTCGTGGACAACCGCAGCGACCGAGACGAGTCAGTCGATGCAAGCTTCCGGATTACGGGTAAGCTACCCGAGATCTGGCATGCTGAGACTGGCAAGTCCGAACCAGCCTCCTACACGATTGCAGATGGTCGCACGGCGGTCCCTCTGCACCTGGAACCATGGGGGACAGCATTCGTTGTATTTCGCAGACCGACCAAGGAAGCGTCGCATCAACTCTCTCGTAAGACGGAGACGAACGTTGACACCGTTAGCGGACCATGGGCCGTTGCCTTTCAGCCAAATCGTGGAGCACCGGCTTCCATCAACCTGGAAAAGCTGATCTCCTGGAGCGATAGCGCCAACCTCGAGGTGAAGTATTTCTCCGGCATCGGAACATACACGACCACCCTTCAAGCGCAGCCGGAGTGGTTTCAGAAGAACGCGGACCTTTGGATCGATCTCGGAGACGTAAAAAACATGGCGGATGTAACGGTGAACGGCAAGCACTTGGGCCTCGTGTGGCATGCTCCCTATCGAGTAGACGTGACGGGCGCGCTGAAGCCTGGCGCGAACGAGGTCACAATTAAAGTGACCAACGCCTGGGTGAACCGCCTGATCGGTGACCAGCAACCAGATGCCACGGTGAAATATACCTTTACTGACGTTAAGCCATATCGGCAGGACTCGCCGTTATTGCCTTCGGGTCTGCTGGGTCCGGTTCGGATCTCTTCAGTAGCAACGCAGTAG
- a CDS encoding MFS transporter — protein MYVVSFLDRANVGFAKQALQQSLGISAAAYALGAGLFFITYALFEIPSNLIMQKVGARVWMCRIIVSWGLVSMATMFVTGPISYYVLRLLLGAAEAGFFPGILLYLTYWFPNRTKAQVLGLFYFGAPLALVVGGPISGVLLQIPAASGLQGWQWMFLTEGLLAVIVGIGAFFYLPDRPQNAAWLADVQKASLLKELSSEKKYRHGYATTGLTSLLKNRWVLGCAIIYLLIQMSVYGVVFYLPTEVAVILGRSVGLEVGLVSAIPWVCAIAATYWIPRTADLHRNHRLLAGLTLLAAGIASALLGSGSPPVAMLALCFAASGFIAVQPLFWTFPMSYLADTEAASGLALINVAGAVGGFLAPNAKVWADAQFGFPRAGLYLLAAFSLLAAILVLRVRKIELSSLSY, from the coding sequence ATGTACGTTGTATCGTTCCTCGATCGTGCTAACGTCGGATTTGCGAAGCAGGCACTTCAACAGTCTCTTGGCATCTCTGCTGCGGCATACGCTCTGGGCGCAGGCTTGTTTTTTATCACGTATGCACTATTTGAAATTCCCAGTAACCTCATCATGCAAAAGGTAGGTGCTCGCGTCTGGATGTGCCGCATCATAGTGAGTTGGGGCCTGGTATCGATGGCCACAATGTTCGTTACCGGGCCTATCTCTTATTACGTGCTGCGCTTATTGCTTGGAGCTGCCGAGGCCGGTTTTTTTCCGGGTATCCTTCTTTATCTCACCTATTGGTTTCCGAATCGTACTAAAGCTCAGGTTCTCGGCCTCTTTTACTTCGGTGCTCCACTGGCTCTTGTTGTTGGCGGCCCGATATCCGGAGTACTACTCCAAATACCCGCTGCAAGCGGACTGCAAGGCTGGCAATGGATGTTTCTTACAGAAGGTCTGCTGGCTGTAATCGTTGGGATAGGCGCATTTTTCTACTTACCAGATAGGCCTCAAAATGCTGCGTGGCTTGCAGATGTTCAGAAAGCTTCTCTACTCAAAGAACTATCATCTGAGAAGAAGTATAGACATGGATATGCCACCACGGGTCTAACATCTCTGTTGAAAAATCGTTGGGTGCTCGGCTGCGCAATTATTTATCTCCTGATTCAGATGAGTGTGTATGGTGTGGTCTTTTATCTGCCGACGGAGGTTGCGGTTATTCTCGGTCGGTCGGTCGGCCTGGAGGTTGGTCTTGTGTCAGCTATCCCCTGGGTTTGTGCTATCGCTGCGACTTATTGGATTCCACGGACGGCTGACCTGCATAGAAACCATCGACTGCTTGCTGGCCTGACGCTTCTGGCTGCTGGGATAGCAAGCGCGCTGCTCGGATCGGGGAGCCCGCCAGTCGCTATGCTCGCTTTGTGCTTTGCTGCGTCAGGGTTCATAGCTGTCCAACCGCTGTTCTGGACTTTTCCCATGTCCTATCTGGCAGACACAGAAGCTGCGAGTGGACTAGCTTTGATCAATGTGGCAGGCGCCGTTGGAGGATTCCTCGCGCCAAATGCTAAGGTTTGGGCGGATGCTCAGTTTGGTTTCCCCAGGGCTGGACTGTATCTACTCGCAGCCTTTTCTCTCTTAGCGGCAATACTTGTCCTCCGAGTTAGAAAGATCGAACTATCAAGCCTGAGTTATTGA
- a CDS encoding IS1595 family transposase: MRKSRLEWAVQKRLIEHFVSGSTSRTAASLVGVNKSTAAFYFQRLREIILQESEDTTPLFGEIKVDESYFGGHRKGKRGRGAGGKVPVFGLLKRGGKVYAKVIPDAKGKTRKAIIDTKVVPDSIVYSDTFSSYNVLDVSSFKHYRINHSKLFSDQKNHINGIENFWNQAKRHMRRFNGIPAAHFHLFLKECEWRFNTAQPKH, from the coding sequence ATGCGTAAGAGCCGATTGGAGTGGGCGGTGCAAAAGCGCTTGATAGAGCATTTCGTGTCTGGCTCCACCTCCCGGACAGCGGCCTCGCTGGTCGGTGTGAACAAGAGTACGGCGGCGTTTTATTTCCAGCGCTTGCGCGAGATCATCCTCCAAGAGAGCGAAGACACAACACCTCTGTTCGGCGAGATCAAAGTGGATGAGAGCTATTTCGGAGGTCACCGCAAGGGCAAGCGCGGTCGTGGTGCTGGCGGCAAGGTTCCTGTGTTTGGCCTGTTAAAACGCGGCGGCAAGGTCTATGCCAAGGTCATCCCGGACGCCAAGGGCAAGACGCGGAAGGCCATCATCGACACGAAAGTCGTACCCGACAGCATCGTCTACTCCGACACCTTCAGCTCCTACAACGTGCTCGATGTATCCAGCTTCAAGCACTACCGCATCAACCACTCCAAGCTCTTCTCGGATCAGAAAAACCATATCAACGGTATCGAGAACTTCTGGAACCAAGCCAAGCGGCACATGCGCCGCTTCAACGGCATCCCGGCTGCCCATTTCCACCTCTTCTTGAAGGAGTGCGAGTGGCGTTTCAATACAGCTCAACCCAAACACTAG